ATTATCTTAATGTAGCTAAACGCGTTAAAGCTATAGTTCAGGATATAGATCTAAGTGCGCAAGTTTATCTCTTCGGTTCAACAGTCAAGAATAAGGCCACAGCCATAAGTGACATTGACATCCTAGTAGTGACTGAAATGCTAGAGCGTAAATATGATATAATGGTTAAAGTGTATAAGGCTTTAAAAGAGCCTTTGGAGCTTCACGTTATCAATAAGGCAATGTTCGATGGATGGTATAGACGGTTTATCTCAAAAGAAGAACTCATAGAGATTTAGCACGCATGATTCTCATACATGCATCTTAGAGAAGTGAACCACCATTCCCCCTGGAGGAAGATTCCTGATTTAATGATGAAGCTTGCATGAAAGCCAGTGTTGAAGAACCATTATGTCTTTAAGCGTCTCTTCGTAGAACCTTAGATTCTTGATTCGCTCTTCTCTCGCTGTTTGCTAAAAAATTTCATTCTAATATTTAACTATAAAATTCTTATTTAAAAACGGAACATTATCATATTAAGCCTAAATGCAATCTAGCTGACAGCCTCTTTACATATTTAAGCCTACGATTTTTAATACGCTTTGTTCCTTAAGGTTTAAGCAAGATCCAATTAACCTATGGCGTTGAGAAGCTTATTGAGTTAGGCCTAAACGTATACGCGGTTAAGATGAGGGGGATGAATTAAGACTGGATATTGAAGCTTCTGAAACCTACTGGAAGACGCTAAGGCTTCTCTATGAATTCACTTTAACGCATGCGTATAGCCTGAAAGCGCTAACTAGCTTTATATAAGCTTTTTTACAATAGATCATAATGGCGGTGTTAAAAGCTTTGGCTATTCGGAAAGAAGCATCGTTATGGATGAAGCAGGCGGAAAACGATTTAAGGAAAGCTGAAAACGACTTAAAGACTTATGATTGGGATTCCGCTGCTTTTTGGTCTCAGCAAGCAGCTGAAAAGGCATTAAAAGCGTTGCTTCTAAACTTTGGGAAAAGCTATAGAGGGCATAATCTTCTGGAGCTAAGGGATATTCTT
This Candidatus Bathyarchaeota archaeon DNA region includes the following protein-coding sequences:
- a CDS encoding nucleotidyltransferase domain-containing protein, whose product is MQKEFKDYLNVAKRVKAIVQDIDLSAQVYLFGSTVKNKATAISDIDILVVTEMLERKYDIMVKVYKALKEPLELHVINKAMFDGWYRRFISKEELIEI
- a CDS encoding HEPN domain-containing protein; translation: MRKEASLWMKQAENDLRKAENDLKTYDWDSAAFWSQQAAEKALKALLLNFGKSYRGHNLLELRDILKTDAGLDVGLIEKELKELTIHYTISRYPNAANALPIELYDQEKAYELVEKARKVVEWVKRYLH